GGTACAATGGTTAAATAAAAGTCACAGTATCTTCAGGGGAGCACTTACCTCACCCTTGGGGTAACGATAACGATACTTGTCCTGGTCTCTTAGTGCAAACTCTTGTGGTAAATTCTGCTGAATCTCCTCATAGGTTAGCTCCTCACATACACCCTTAGTGAGAAAAAGGAACATGAACATCACCGTACTAGATAAAAAACTACTAAGAAAGCAGCTCAGAGTAGTGAATAAACTCACGGCGTCTATCTCGTTGAGGGCCTTCCACTGTTCATACTGGACTCCCAGAGCCTCTGCAGTCTGGATGGTCCGCTTCATGTGGCTCGTCCACACCTTCAGCTCTCTGATGTTCTGACCATGGATGAAGGCCGCCAACGCATTGGCATACTGGAAACAAGTAAGTGTCAAGTGTAcagttttaacatttttaaataaatttttGACTGCTTTAAAActgttttaaagctatagtgtgtagtttctaaatagttttctgttgtacaacaacttttgaacaagcatacgttccaccaaaacaagttccttcccgaggctattttacagaggcaccgttgctctgtccggcacttagcaccgcccaagacgattgtgattggtttaaagaaatgccaataaaccagaccacatttttctcccatcccagaatgctgtgtgaactagccagaccgtcctccgcagcgctgtggaggaaggtctggcaatgtaagACAAAGGGAACAACAACCAACAATACTTCCTCCACTGGTAGAGTGTAATCTCCTCACCTTCTGTCCTCGAGGGGAGAGGCCTGAGTCTCCCCCGATGCGACCTGACAGGTTGAGTTCGCTCTCTCCGTGGCGGCTCAGGTAGATGGATCTCGGTGTGACGTGGATGTTCATCAGGTAGTAGACTATCCTGCTTTGAATGTGGTCCTGCACCCGGTTCACCAGGTATCTACTGCCCACGTCGAAGATCTTGATGTAGGAGAGCTTCCTGTTCAAAGTCGGCGTTCAGGGGGGGAACAAACTACATGAAGTTTTGTGAGACTATGCTGTCCACCACCCACTTTCCCTTTTAATCTCACAGGAAGAAAAGCATTATGGGTCAGTACCTGTCCTTCTCATCGTCTATAGGCATGTAGCTGGCCCTGTAACAGTCAATGCGCTGGACAAAGTCTTCCATAGCCTCATCTACGTTACGATCCACGTAATCTGGACTCCCAAATTTTACTTGCTGTAAAGGAAAGAGCGTTTGGGAATTTAATTGCGAACACTACATCCGTACCGCCTCTGCAAACACTtacataacaaacaaaaaaaaaacacatctcttgACTGACCTTAATATTCTCTGCAATGATTTCTGGGTCATCACAGATTGATTCCACAAAGAACACCTGCATACAAAAAGTCATCATAAGTTGGATTGATTAAATGAATGCGATACATATATATTCTTTATCATCCAAACAGCCTGCTTGCTCTAGCTTCACATATGAAGTGTAATATCAGTCTcatcatctaactctctgcaagaaggCGTATAAGCATATTTGTAAAATGTCCAACTTCCACATATGTACTCACTTTGTAGCCTCTCTCCTTTGCATAACTCAAAATGACTGTCCTCCTCTCCCTGGTGGTGTTGGTAGCATCGAATACCTGGATGGGATAGGACTCAGCTGTTATTGATATAGCCTTAAAATATTGgcaaataaagtacaagtacattaTTCATAACAATtgttaacaattattttaaattgtacaaCAAATAATGAGAAAAGAGCATACAATTTAATCTCAACCTTAAAGGGACACTCCAGGGATTCAGTATAGTTAGGGCTTAGGGGACTTGAGATATATAATTAAAGAAGAATGGTTGATATTTGTGCCACAGAGGCTGAGATATCCTGGCTTTTAGTCCCGAGAATGGGCCAAGCTCTAAAAATACTGAATCCTacaattcccataatgcaacttatGATGGTGCCTTTCATTAGATCTTGCCTGCCGGGTAAATTTCTAAATCTTCACCCACAGACTGTTGTAAAGTTGtaaaaattgtaaaataaaCTTGCAGCCTTTAATTAGAAATCCAAACTGGGAATGACATCACTCTGACTTCGTTTACAATAACTTCTGGGCAGAAAACTCCGGCGTCCcatacatacaatttaacaGTGATGAGCAAACGGGGGCGAGGAACAACTGAATATACTCTCATCTCCTTcttctaaaatgcatgtttgatgctatcatatgtcaacactttgactaacgttagcttggaaAACTAATTTACCTGGTGggctacagactaaagaaaacgaCAGCgcccaaactagcagtcagtccaACCAGGGGTGACATGTTGCTGTTCGTAATactagatttggtttatcaaagacactagcaaagcaacacagtacagaaaataagcgCAGCAGAGACGACAGATAGGTCGGACCTCCGTGTTCAACTATATACCTTTAAACTTTACAGTCAAATAACAGAAATAAACAGGTTGGCCGATTTCAAGGTcaaggtaaactttattatcccacaaggggaaattcatgtgGTCATTCATTACGCGCCCTTGTCACAACATATTCTCTAAACATATGGACACCACAGACAAACCAATAAACGTGTATAGAGAAGAGAATAACAATACTACagaaatgacaatgacagaagTCGACAATgacaatacaaaaaataaacaatactacaAAAATGCCAAAGATAACCCAACATCTGACGTTtgtgaaacattaaaaaagagaaaatgactAATATTATCAGGTagctaaaaatgtaaacaaaaaaataataactagGAGTGGTTGTCAAAAAATTTAGATCTACCATCAAGTGCCAGTGCGGGATTAAAGTGCTTGCGATGTGCTTGGTCATTATACAGTCTGATTGCTGTAGGCACAAATTATTTATTGTACCTTTCTGTTCTAATTCTCTGTTGTAAAATTCTACCAGTTGACCTATTGCGTCTCATAAATTTATGATGAAGAGGGTAAGTGGGGTCATTAAGGATTTGGTCAGTCTTTTTTAAGATAAGCTCATTGTACAGCTGAGCTGCCGACACCTGGTCAAGTCCGATGACCTTACTGGCCATCTTGATCATGCGCTGCAGTCTCTTTTGGTCCTTAACATGCATGTTACCAAACACGCAGATAAGGCCGAAAGACAGAACACTCTGGAGGATACTTTTATAAAACATTACGAGGATGTGTCTGTCTAATCTAAAAGTTTCCTGGTGCATTTTCTTAGTTTTGTTCAGTGCACATTCATTAAAAGTTAGTTTAGAGTCAATTTCAAATATTTGTAGGTTGAGACTCTCTCTACTAGTTCACCATTGATCTTAGAAGTGGGGGCTATAATTCTATTTTTGCTAAAATCTATGAccatctcttttgttttcttcacatTGTTTTCAAGAAAATTATCAGAACACCACTGAGTAAAACCCTGTAATTCCCTCTGGAATTCATTCACAGAAGAAATGTCAGATTTTAAAAAGCCAACCAGTGCTGTGTCGTAGGCATATTTAAAATAAGTGTGGGCTGAAGAGGAAGCTTGACAATTATTGGTGTACAATGTGTATAGAATAGGCGACAGAACGCACCCTTGTGGTGCCCCTGTGTTTATAGTTTTTAAGGACGATATACATGAGTTAAATCTGACTTGCTGACTGTGGTCCGTCAAGAAGTTATAGATCCATAAGATCAATTGGGGATTTACTCCCAAATGCACCAATTTTCTCACCAGCAGGTGGGGTTGGATTGTGTTAAAAGCGCTGCTGAAGTCAATGAACACAATCTTGACCAGGCTCTTAGCATGCTCAAGGTGCTCATGAGTGCTGTTAATCAAAGATAGCAGCGCATCCTCAACACCTCTCTCTGCACGATAAGCAAATTGATTTTGGTCTAAGAGAGGTGAAACCTCATGGAGAGgttgttttaaaatgattttttcaaaacatttcattactgTAGATGTAAGGGCAACAGGGCCTAGATCATTGAGCTCCTTAGGTCTATTGTTTTTAGGCACAGGCACTATTAGGGATTTTTTCCATAAACTGGTAACAACGCCAGTATCTAGTGACAGCTGAAACAACCTGTGGAAGGGCTGTGCCAGCTGATCAGCACACACCTTTAGTGTCCAACAGCTGATTCCATCAGGTCCACAAGTTTTACGGGGATTTACACGTCTAAAATGAGATTTGACATCATCCATAGAGATGTCAATATCCACACCCTTCATGTCTTTTACTGCTGCAATGACCTCATTCTGTTCTGCTTTAAAATCATATGTGTCAAATCTACAGTAAAAATCATTTAATTGATTTGCCACGTTAAAGTCGTTCTCTGCTACCATAGGGTGCTTCTTGGGCTTGTATCCTGTGATAGATTGGACTCCCTGCCAGGCTCTCCCAATATCATTTTTGAAAAAGCTTTCTAACTTATGTTTGTATACTGCTTTGCAGTCATTGATCTTGCTTTTGatctttttctcttctctacTTCCTCCTGATTTAAACAGACGTTTTTTCTCATTAAGGAGTTGCTTTAACTCTGGAGTGACCCAGGGCTTGTTATTTTATAAACACATATCTCACGTATCTCCGCAATTTAAATCCACTGCGAGTTGTCTACCTGGAAGGGATTTTTCTGTTAGCGCGACGTCGCGGTGATTCGGTCTATATATGATGGATTGATGAGGACCACAGGCTGAGTGGTACTCTCTATGACCAGTAAGCTGATCTTTATTTGTAAAATCGGTTCCCTTTTAATCTCAGTGAGACCTGACCGagagagtacacacacacacacacacacacacacacacacacacacacacacacacacacacacacacacacacacacacacacacacacacacacacacacacacacacacacacacacacacacagtgattaaGGGACAGTTTCAGGTGTCCTCTTACTCACGGCTACTTGTCCCTGTTCCTTTGAGAAGTAGGCAGCGACGTCTTTGAGGGCGGCTGCTGCACAGGCCCTGAGAGGGAATGAGGAATGTGGCTTGAAACTGACAGTGACAGACAAATCAGACAACATAAAACTGATAATATTGATATCTAACTTTTGTCTGTTTTGACATTTATCACCCTTCTTACTTGCGGATCCTCATGGCCTCCTCATTGTCTGGTTTAAAGAACTCAAAGTTCTTATAGATCTTGACAGCCTCCCTGCGGTACTGGCCCACGTTGAACACTGGTTGGATTAGAGAAACAGAGGGGTTAACACAAATATACATTCCCTTTTAGGTAAAGCTGCAAAAATGAATCGATTCAATTAACCATCAACCATTTTGATaatgattaatcggtttgaggtttttttttatgagagaaaaaagaaaatgttctctgatttcagcttgttaaatgtgaacattttctagtttcttcactcctctgggacagtaaactgaatatctttgagttgtggacaaaagacatttgaggacaccatcttgggctttgggaaacattttctgacattttatagaccaaacaactaatccattaatttagaaaacaatcaacagattaatcaactttagttgcagccctacttttagGGCAAGAAAAACAGATGGTGTTCACTATGTTATTAACTCATACTGTAATGTCAACATTAAAACAGTCAATTCCATGTCTAATCAAGATTTAGGGATTCACTTTGAAAACTGACTTTTTGTAGGCACTCCGATCCAGTTCAGGTAGCGAGTGAGCTTCTTGGAGATGTACGTCTTCCCTCTGGCTGGCAACCCCACcatcacaatcatcgtgggaGAGTTACAGAACTGCGGCACCGAGGCTGCGGTGACAACAAACGCATGACAACATGATGTCATTCAGCAGAAGAGCACTAGCCTTGTGCTCAAATGGTTAAATGCTGCAGGACGTGTCGAGTGTGTCGCTGCCAGGGTAATCCTCATTAACAGAGAGAATAAGAGTGCCAAGGGGCAGCTCAGATGTCTGCAAACTAGTGTAGTGAGTCACACGGCTTATCGGCATGTCTCTGGCAGCACATTTTGACACAGAAATCTGTCCAACCAACTACAAACTAAATCaaataaacagacacaaaaacaagaaattGAAAATAGGACATTGGGAATTAGTCGAATACACGCTTAAAAGATGTGAATAACAACTTTGACGGACCAGAggattctcctcctcctccagagcAGCACAGTGTACTGCGCCATATGGTCAACAATCACAACAACCACTCATAATCTCCAAGTCTGTTAAAATGTCAGTCTCTTCCTTGCAGATGGTTACAAATCAGCTCAGCTTTACGCAACCAATGTTCCCTAATATGACACCATTATTCTTCCAATCTAAGGCTGTGGTTCAGACTGTGTCACTATTCACAATTATTTAACAATGAAGCTACAGTGAAGAAGAGAGAGGCACCGCTTTAGAATGACCTCGGATATCAATCAGCATTCCCGGCTCAGACATTTCCACACAAACCCAACATAATGTAAAGCATTTGTGTGTTTCTTACCAAGTCATGACCCAGTTGTTGCATGCTTGTCTTTCTCAAACAATGCCAGTAATTTATAAAAGGCAGACTGCAGGTTTGCTTGCCAGTTAGCTGTACCCCCAAAAAGTACCCGGAtggcctgtgtgtgcatatacagggagagggagagcctCCAGGCCGTTCGATTATGAATGGAGTATACTGCGTCAGCAAAATGCTGAAAGGACCACGTCAGACACTGAACAGAGCGCCAACACGGACCTGGCTTGGTCCAGCCTGGCTGTCGTCCCATGACTGACTCCTCTGCTGCCTGAACTACCAGCATCCCCCAGCCAGACTCAGGATTCAGCAGCATGAAAACACACCTATGACTGCTGGGAGTGTTAAAGCAAACACCAGCTTTATCTGTTGAGACAAGAATGAGTTAAAGACAGAATACAGGCTTCTTCTCCTAGTCAGGCTGTACTTACATCCTCTCCTGCGGTTCAGGTTGCAGCCCATCCATGGCACCCAGATCTTGAGCAGAGGAGTCTGTGTGAGTTTCTTCTGCTCTGCGTTAATGCGGAGAGCCATGAGGCCCGAGTGGCAGGTGAATGACTGAGGCACACAGCTCTGTGATccgtgtgcatgtatgtgtgcttCACTGAACACTCCCTACTGCAGGTCAGCTGACTGTTGCTAAGGAGAAGTACTTGGTAGgcaggagaggggagggggggt
The genomic region above belongs to Sander lucioperca isolate FBNREF2018 chromosome 12, SLUC_FBN_1.2, whole genome shotgun sequence and contains:
- the pfkfb1 gene encoding 6-phosphofructo-2-kinase/fructose-2,6-bisphosphatase 1 isoform X3 yields the protein MELPQLEHVRLRRCDSAASVPQFCNSPTMIVMVGLPARGKTYISKKLTRYLNWIGVPTKMFNVGQYRREAVKIYKNFEFFKPDNEEAMRIRKACAAAALKDVAAYFSKEQGQVAVFDATNTTRERRTVILSYAKERGYKVFFVESICDDPEIIAENIKQVKFGSPDYVDRNVDEAMEDFVQRIDCYRASYMPIDDEKDRKLSYIKIFDVGSRYLVNRVQDHIQSRIVYYLMNIHVTPRSIYLSRHGESELNLSGRIGGDSGLSPRGQKYANALAAFIHGQNIRELKVWTSHMKRTIQTAEALGVQYEQWKALNEIDAGVCEELTYEEIQQNLPQEFALRDQDKYRYRYPKGESYEDLVHRLEPVIMELERQENVLVICHQAVFRCLLAYFLDKPADELPYLRCPLHTVLKLTPIAYGCKVESFFLNIEAVNTHRERPVSLLSLQNVDVNRNPEDALQTVPDHI
- the pfkfb1 gene encoding 6-phosphofructo-2-kinase/fructose-2,6-bisphosphatase 1 isoform X4 translates to MELPQLEHVRLRRCDSAASVPQFCNSPTMIVMVGLPARGKTYISKKLTRYLNWIGVPTKMFNVGQYRREAVKIYKNFEFFKPDNEEAMRIRKACAAAALKDVAAYFSKEQGQVAVFDATNTTRERRTVILSYAKERGYKVFFVESICDDPEIIAENIKQVKFGSPDYVDRNVDEAMEDFVQRIDCYRASYMPIDDEKDRKLSYIKIFDVGSRYLVNRVQDHIQSRIVYYLMNIHVTPRSIYLSRHGESELNLSGRIGGDSGLSPRGQKYANALAAFIHGQNIRELKVWTSHMKRTIQTAEALGVQYEQWKALNEIDAGVCEELTYEEIQQNLPQEFALRDQDKYRYRYPKGESYEDLVHRLEPVIMELERQENVLVICHQAVFRCLLAYFLDKPADELPYLRCPLHTVLKLTPIAYGCKVESFFLNIEAVNTHRERPVNVDVNRNPEDALQTVPDHI
- the pfkfb1 gene encoding 6-phosphofructo-2-kinase/fructose-2,6-bisphosphatase 1 isoform X1, with translation MALRINAEQKKLTQTPLLKIWVPWMGCNLNRRRGSSVPQFCNSPTMIVMVGLPARGKTYISKKLTRYLNWIGVPTKMFNVGQYRREAVKIYKNFEFFKPDNEEAMRIRKACAAAALKDVAAYFSKEQGQVAVFDATNTTRERRTVILSYAKERGYKVFFVESICDDPEIIAENIKQVKFGSPDYVDRNVDEAMEDFVQRIDCYRASYMPIDDEKDRKLSYIKIFDVGSRYLVNRVQDHIQSRIVYYLMNIHVTPRSIYLSRHGESELNLSGRIGGDSGLSPRGQKYANALAAFIHGQNIRELKVWTSHMKRTIQTAEALGVQYEQWKALNEIDAGVCEELTYEEIQQNLPQEFALRDQDKYRYRYPKGESYEDLVHRLEPVIMELERQENVLVICHQAVFRCLLAYFLDKPADELPYLRCPLHTVLKLTPIAYGCKVESFFLNIEAVNTHRERPVSLLSLQNVDVNRNPEDALQTVPDHI
- the pfkfb1 gene encoding 6-phosphofructo-2-kinase/fructose-2,6-bisphosphatase 1 isoform X2 — encoded protein: MALRINAEQKKLTQTPLLKIWVPWMGCNLNRRRGSSVPQFCNSPTMIVMVGLPARGKTYISKKLTRYLNWIGVPTKMFNVGQYRREAVKIYKNFEFFKPDNEEAMRIRKACAAAALKDVAAYFSKEQGQVAVFDATNTTRERRTVILSYAKERGYKVFFVESICDDPEIIAENIKQVKFGSPDYVDRNVDEAMEDFVQRIDCYRASYMPIDDEKDRKLSYIKIFDVGSRYLVNRVQDHIQSRIVYYLMNIHVTPRSIYLSRHGESELNLSGRIGGDSGLSPRGQKYANALAAFIHGQNIRELKVWTSHMKRTIQTAEALGVQYEQWKALNEIDAGVCEELTYEEIQQNLPQEFALRDQDKYRYRYPKGESYEDLVHRLEPVIMELERQENVLVICHQAVFRCLLAYFLDKPADELPYLRCPLHTVLKLTPIAYGCKVESFFLNIEAVNTHRERPVNVDVNRNPEDALQTVPDHI
- the pfkfb1 gene encoding 6-phosphofructo-2-kinase/fructose-2,6-bisphosphatase 1 isoform X5, encoding MIVMVGLPARGKTYISKKLTRYLNWIGVPTKMFNVGQYRREAVKIYKNFEFFKPDNEEAMRIRKACAAAALKDVAAYFSKEQGQVAVFDATNTTRERRTVILSYAKERGYKVFFVESICDDPEIIAENIKQVKFGSPDYVDRNVDEAMEDFVQRIDCYRASYMPIDDEKDRKLSYIKIFDVGSRYLVNRVQDHIQSRIVYYLMNIHVTPRSIYLSRHGESELNLSGRIGGDSGLSPRGQKYANALAAFIHGQNIRELKVWTSHMKRTIQTAEALGVQYEQWKALNEIDAGVCEELTYEEIQQNLPQEFALRDQDKYRYRYPKGESYEDLVHRLEPVIMELERQENVLVICHQAVFRCLLAYFLDKPADELPYLRCPLHTVLKLTPIAYGCKVESFFLNIEAVNTHRERPVSLLSLQNVDVNRNPEDALQTVPDHI